Part of the Zea mays cultivar B73 chromosome 4, Zm-B73-REFERENCE-NAM-5.0, whole genome shotgun sequence genome is shown below.
TAGGGAGCGCGGCGCGGGAGGGCCTGTGCTCCTGCTTGCTTTCGTGGTGTTGCTGCTGCTTTTCCTCTTTGTTAAAAGGCTGCTCCCTCCGTCTCCTGTcatctcccctttctctcttctCAATTCTCATCGCGCTGGCTTCGCTTGGCTGCTAAGGTCAAATAGCCATCCATCTGTCCATACGCCTCTTTCCCTTTCTCTTTCCTCTTTAACCCCCCTACGAGGCTCCGGTCTCAGGGCGCTTCGCATGGCCATGGCCTCCGCGGTGGCTCCGGCTCCTCCCCTTGCCAGCGACGACCAAACCGGGCAAAAGCGCCGCCAAATCTGCATCTGACCTCCCCACCACCAAATACCCAACCAGCACCACCCACCGCCTtctgctttctttctttctcgctCCTTACAGCAACACATAGCGCTCAGCTCACACCTCACAGTCAGCTCAGGCTCATCTTCTCAGCGAGTTAGCAGCAGCAGCTTGAGGCCCAGCCGCGGCTGCCTGCGCGCAAGCATAATGGAGAGCAGATGGCGGAAGGCCAAGATGTCGCTAGGGCTCAACCTCTGCGTCTACGTGCCCCGGACGCTGGAAGGCGACGACGCGGCCAGCTCGCCCGACACCGCCTCCTCCACGGCGGCGCTCGTGTCGCCGGTGGCCTCCTCCTCGTCCGCCGCGACGAGCACCAACACCACCCCCACGGCCGCTTCGGCGGACCAGAGCAGCGCCAGCGGCAAGGTGCTCATGCCCACCACCCCGACGCCGACGTCCGCCGGGCTCCGCCTCTCCAAATCCGGCAGCAAATCATTCAAGGTACCGTCCGTCATCCCGTCTCCGTCCATCCGCCCATCGATGGATCCACTAAAGGTCGCAGCTTGCCAAGATCCACTCATGTGAAACTCCAAAAGATCACTCTTCTTGCTCTGCTAATTCCTTTTGGTCCTTCAACTGCAGTAGCAGCCTAGCTGGTCAGCTCCAAACAAGAAAAATATATACTTATTTATTtacatcagcagcagcagcaagtgtTCATTCAGGCTGCAGCAGCTGTACACCTGCGCTGCGATGTTCTTTTGCTCAAAATGATGCGTGCAACAGTGCTACCAGTAGCTTTCATCACACACCCGCACACGCACAAGGGAGCATCACTTGTAGAAAAAGGGGATGCAGGAGGAGGTGGCGATGGTGGAGGAATATCATCATGGAGTGGGGGGAGATTGTCACTCTTTAACCCGTGGGGTCCTCCACCACTCCTCCCTGCTCTCACATTACACATAGTCCATACTCCATAATCGATAGGATATATCCCTCTCCCGTCTGTTCCAAAATAGTTGACGTCTGAGTCAAACTTCTCTaacaaaaaaatatataaaaaatattGGCAATATTTATATCTCCAAATAAATTTATTGCAAAAATAGATTTAATGTTATATCTAACATGTACTATAAATATTAATATTTTCTTTATATATTtgataaaatatataaataaatgacTCTTAAAATCGATAAGAGTCAACTATTTTTAGACAGTGCCAAGTAGCCATAGTCCACCACCACCCTACCCTCTCTGGCCCTCTCCTATTCATCATTCACTTTTTTCCCTCTCCCCTTTTCTCCTCCATAGCCTGCCCTGTCGCTTCACTTCTTTTTGTGGAGGCATAGCATCCTTTTCAGAACAGCTACGACTACGACACTGTTCTCAGATCCCTTGTGCGTTCTTGCTCCAAACATGCATGTTGCTGCCACAGGAATTCTACGGATTCCCGAGAGCCCACCACCGGCTCGCTTTGGGGCGCCCTGATGACAGAATTGCAAAAGAAAGTATTCTGATCATGGCCCAGTTGCAAACCTGCAATCCTTATTAAATTGCAACGTCTGCAGTCGGACACCCTGCTAGTGATTGGTTTCCAAACTGCTTGTCTGATGTCATGGCCCCTTTATTCTTCTTTTGGTGGTTTAGCCCGTCAGCAATGACTAGTTCTGATTAACGCATCTAATTGGATGATCAATATTAAGATTAGTTTGACCATGTGCTGCTTATGCCAACACGACTGATTGTTGTAGATATTCTCTTCGCAAACCATGTTGCTTCGATATAAATTTCAGAACGGCTGCTTTCTGGCTGCAAGTCTGAAACTGCGGCATATGACCACAGTTTTGGATCAGCCATGACAGCACTTGAAGTATAGAGTACTCCTTTAGGACCAAAGTATCAAACAATTTATCTGACTTATTTCCTCACTGTATTTCTGGTTTAATGTCTCTGTCTTCTTTACATGTTTTTACAATTCTCAGAGTATATGTCATTATGTCTATTTCTTATTCTTATACTTTTCAACCCCTTTTTTTTCCAGAAAACATGTGCCATATGCTTGACCACAATGAAGCCTGGTCAGGGCCATGCTCTCTTCACAGCAGAGTGCTCACACACTTTCCACTTCCATTGTATTTCGGCAAATGTTAAGCACGGAAGCAGCAGCTGCCCAGTGTGTCGTATCAAATGGAAGGAGCTCCCATTTCGAGGTCCCTTGCCTGCTGAATTACCTCAAGGAAATGCGAGGATTAATCCAGTTAATGGGTACCAAAATGGAGGCCATATGAACATATTGCGTCCACTTCCTCGTGCACGCTCTTCTGGCCGGCTTCATCATCTGGCCACGTTGCTGCCTGACACTGACCCTAGTACTTTCAACGATGATGAACCCTTGGACTTGTCGTCTGAAGAGGCTAATGACAATCATCAGGGCTGTTTGAGAACAGTAGAGATAAAAACATATCCAGAGTTCACTGAAGTACCTGAAAATACATCAGAAAGAAACTTCACTGTTCTGATTCACCTTAAGGCACCGGTTGCTCAGCACCTGCAGCCATCCAGCAATCTCGGAGATGGCAACGGGCTAAGTACAGCCCGTGCCCCTGTTGATCTCATCACAGTTCTTGATGTCAGTGGAAGTATGGCTGGTACCAAACTTGCATTGTTGAAGAGGGCTATGGGATTTGTCATTCAGAATCTTGGATCCTCTGACCGGCTTTCCGTCATCGCCTTCTCATCATCCGCACGTAGGCTCTTCCCACTCCGTAGGATGACTGAGTCTGGTCGGCAGCAGAGCTTGCTGGCTGTTAATTCACTGACGTCAAATGGAGGGACCAATATTGCAGAGGCCCTCAGGAAGGGCTCCAAGGTGATCGAAGAGCGACAGGCCAAGAATCCAGTCTGCAGCATCATCCTCTTGTCAGATGGTCAAGATACCTACACGGTCTCACCAACTGCTGGCGTACACAAAGGAGCACCAGAGTATTGTGCGCTCTTGCCGTCCACTAACGGTAACCagcaggtacctgttcatgtcttTGGATTCGGTGCTGACCATGACTCCGTCTCGCTGCACTCCATCTCACAAACTTCTGGTGGCACCTTCTCATTCATCGAGACAGAGGCCGCTATCCAAGATGCATTTGCTCAGTGCATTGGTGGACTTTTGAGTGTGGTTGCACAAGGTCTGCATGTAAAGGTGGAGAGCCTCCACCCCGACGTGCACTTTGGCTCCATCAGATCAGGCAGCTATTCTAGCAGGGTTTCAGATGATAAGAGGAATGGGTCCATAGATGTTGGGGACCTGTATGCTGAAGAAGAAAGGGATTTTCTTGTGTCTGTAAACGTCCCACCAGGCTACGGGGAAACAGCACTCCTCAAGGTTGGCTGCGTCTACAAAGACCCACTGATGAAGGAGACCGTGAATATGGCTGATGTGCAAGTGAAGATCTCCAGGCCAGCATTCGTCTCGGTACAAAGCGTGTCGATCGAGGTGGACCGCCAGAAGAACCGCCTCCATGCAGCCGAGGTGATGGCTGAAGCAAGGTTTTCTGCAGAGCGCGGTGACCTGACCACCGCTGTTTCTCTACTCGAGGACTGCCGGAGGATGATCATGGGGTCGGCGTCAGGACAGTCTGGTGACCGTCTGTGCCAGGCACTGGATGCCGAGCTGAAGGAGATGCAGGATCGGATGGCCAACCGGCAGAGGTACGAGGCGTCCGGTCGAGCATATGTGCTCTCAGGCTTGAGCTCGCACTCATGGCAGAGGGCAACCGCCCGCGGGGACTCGACGGACAGCGAGAGCCTGATCCAAGCCTACCAGACTTCGTCCATGGTGGACATGCTGCTTCGCTCGCAGACAATGAGCCGCTCATCGACTCCTCGACCAACGCCACAGATGAGGCACGCTAAGTCATTCCCGGCACGCCCGCAGCCAAGGTAACTGCTATTTGGTGTCACCAAGGATTTGCCTGAAGCCTAATTTGCTTGCCGATGGGCGTAGTAGCGCCCTCTAAATTCTTAGTTTTGTGGCGGGAGGACGGGACCAGGGTATAGTTTGTGTGGGTACAAGGGGATGTAATGGTGTAAATTTGATCTGGGGTGGTGGAGGTAAATGGTGAGAGGGGTAAGGTATTTTATAATTGAGGGGGTCGGGGATGGTATACGTCCTGGGGAGAATTGGGCAGGAGGGTGGTGAACTGGTATACTCTAGTATTGTACTAGCTCCTTCGTGTGGTGATGTACATAAGGGAAGGGTATACATTTGTGGACTCTTTGAGGAGGGATGGATACCTAATCCTGATCCCGATCCTTGCAATGTTTGTTTCCTCAGCCTGGAAAAGGACTAAGGTTTGTTGCCTCTTTCTGGAAATGGAATTGATGATGATCCTGGGTATTTTTTCCTTGTGCCTAGAAAAAAATCTGGTTACTTGATCAATGATCATGTTGTGTTCCAGCTTGCAAGGAAAAAATTGGAGGCGCTGCTAGATGCTATTACTGATTGACGTTTTGGAAATGCTTCGGTTACAATGAGCACTGCTTACTTTTTTTGCTGTTGTTGATCCTACCTCCGTCAAACAAAGAAACTTGGACGTTTCACGATAGTTCTAACAAAAACTATCCTAAATCTAGCAAAATTTTACAGAGAAAAAGGTATGAGCAAGCCTCATCGGAAAATAAAAAACGGTCCCTAAACTTAACTCGGTTCAGCGAGATCGAAGGACGTGAAATATGTAGAGATACCGACCCCATGCCGAGAAATTGTAGGGATCATCTGACCTGATTGTAAGAGGCGGGGTCGTCGTGAGGCGCAGTCGGTTTTCCTACAGCCTATCCGGCCACCGGAACTGTCCATTGGCGCCGGGGATTCAAGCTGGCCGCGAGAAGGGGTAATCCTGCGCTCGCCGCCAATGCGCCGCCCCTGTCGGCAGCAAATAAAACCCACGGCAGCGGCGCACTGCCGTGCCGAGTGCGGCGAGGGGGAGCCGGAACCGGACGGAGTCTAGCCGTCTAGCGGACCGAATTTTTTTGTATTATGTCCATTTCTCGAAAAAAAATCACGTATAGACCTTAAAAAATTTAatgttactaggtgagtgcccgtacgttgcaacggggacatataataccatgatttTTATAGTCTTATCATTAGAGAGCACGTCTCACGCCTGCCGGAAGAAGTTTCCTCATACATCGTCAGTTATCAGAACACACTACCATACGCGCTTGCTCAAACAAAAAagcaagtgtgtgtgtttgcgaagagaattaaagacagACCAGCACAAAAGCTACcgtgacggtggcgaggatgacaaaCTGATCATTGCTGTCGGTCTTCCTCTGCGTTACCTCCGGCGCCGAGATGACGTCACAGTccatgatatagtagtcgtcgaacgtgcgcgacatggcgagtaccgatgactcttggctagactgccaaacgaagtgcacctcgggctcatcagcaatgtagtacacctggtcgttgcaaCACCGGAtacgctactcctctacatacatcatgttcaaagacactcacacaacgtcagcaacgactaTCGTCCCAGCGCATAAGAATTCATGCCGGTCAGTATCGACTTACATGACAGGTTGGGCTTTAGATGCACGATGAGCTGGACAGCGTGATGACGCTGTCGttggatgcggtgcccagaacaacccgagagtcgccgatgTTGgctacgaccatgaggtccccctgcttgacgatggacaacgcggtgcagccgctctggaccgcgtccaagcgacgGCTACGTCGGAGCTTGTCATACACAGCGGCTCATGCGGCCACGTAGaactgcttctagaggtcgaactgtcagtcgtcaagcttcttctcgtcgtcgatgagcgacgccaacgcgagcgtctCCTGCTAGTGGTGTTTATTCCGGTTTCCAagcaagaaacatggattcatccttggcgttggtttatgaaaatgactcacaagtcagatctatGGAGAAAATATTACAGAGAAttaatgtcacgcatgcaaaaaaaggaatttaagttgaaaacattattcaaacaaaagaaattgcatgcaatgctcttctttaaatactactccctccatccaaaaatataattcaataatctcggtgatacttatctactactatgcattgtgcaagggtagcaggtgggcttggggagagatgtagtagatgtttttcatgtcatagatgtagacataaacacatgtgtggtgtagcggtagctaTTGCTCGCTTTTGCTTGAGAGGTCGCGGGTTCGAATCCCTTTGGGgtcatttgtgtttttttaattttagctagacgtggattgtacgtgggaatgagaatgtgaatgggctttgcggggaagagggaatgggaaaagaaaaacagAACATGGGAATGGGCTATGCAGGGGGAGGGGATGAGAGAATGGGAAAGGAAGAACAGTGAATTGGAATggcataagtagtagagataattAGGTGGTCGTGCATTGTAACGACACACAAGTTATTTGATAAGTATTAGTGCACAATAATTACATTAAAAATAAACAAACATATATTATTATAATATCTCATAAATTTTTTGCCAAAAACTTATCTCTACTATTATAAAGCATCAACTTATATGTGCTTTGGAAGAACACTATTATAAAGCATCAATTTATACGTGCTTTGGTAGAACACCATGTTTCACATTCACATTATTACATGATTTGAGTATAAATATGCTGCTAGCTTTTACAATCCAAACATAAGCAGACATAAACAGAGGCGATACATTTAGATTCAGTCGCCTTTTACAATCCAAACATAAACATGAACGATACATTCAGATTCAGGTATACACACCATAAACACGGACGATAAATTCAGATTTAGGAATACACATCATAACCATCATCTCAGTTATTTCATCCATGACTGATACTTTTACATTATCATAACAAGTCGCAACAAAAAATAAACAAAATGAAAACATGACAAGAAACATATTATATTGTCAATATCACGGTTCGTGTTACACATGTCAGTCTCAAAGGCAAGTCCATTCCATGTCAATCGCATCCCTTCCGTCGATTGAGGAGCATGTACACCAACAATAACTAAGCTACTTGTTCATCTCCCCCATCAATCTGCACCATGACGAAGCGTCGCGAGCCTAACCTCATCCTCACCATTATCCATTCCCCTCTATTGTTGAATCGACCATCTCTGTGTGGTGCTCACCTGGCTTCTTAGAACCCACATCACCCTGTTGTTTCTCTGCAATGTGCACACCAGTCTTCCCTAAAACACCAACAACGACATCCTGCTCATCCGCAATAGCACCCTATTGCTTCTCTTTATTGTGCATGTCAGTCTTCTCCAAGACACCAACAACAACATCCTGGTCATGTACATCATTTCCACCAATCTACTATGAATGCGTAGCACTCCGCTCCTCAGTATCCTCCCCACCAGACTTCTCTGAACCCATGGCACCCTAAGTTTGCACTCTGCTCTTATTGAGTCCCACATGAACCCTGTATTCATCATCCTCACTGCTATTCTCTGACCCGATATGGATCCTCTCTACATCATTCCGAGGAGGAGCTTCCTCCACTGCATTCTTGCCACCACCTCCAACACGAACACCAACGCTTGGATTGTATAGCTACGGGGAGCCATGGAGGTGGATGAGGATCAATGACACATGCTTTTGACTCTATCTCACACCTTTCTGCATGGTTGTGTAGTGCTCCATGTTATCAAAATTTTAGATTAGATACTAAATATACAGACTTTCAGGTGCGGGTCCT
Proteins encoded:
- the LOC100382472 gene encoding putative RING zinc finger and VWF domain family protein encodes the protein MESRWRKAKMSLGLNLCVYVPRTLEGDDAASSPDTASSTAALVSPVASSSSAATSTNTTPTAASADQSSASGKVLMPTTPTPTSAGLRLSKSGSKSFKKTCAICLTTMKPGQGHALFTAECSHTFHFHCISANVKHGSSSCPVCRIKWKELPFRGPLPAELPQGNARINPVNGYQNGGHMNILRPLPRARSSGRLHHLATLLPDTDPSTFNDDEPLDLSSEEANDNHQGCLRTVEIKTYPEFTEVPENTSERNFTVLIHLKAPVAQHLQPSSNLGDGNGLSTARAPVDLITVLDVSGSMAGTKLALLKRAMGFVIQNLGSSDRLSVIAFSSSARRLFPLRRMTESGRQQSLLAVNSLTSNGGTNIAEALRKGSKVIEERQAKNPVCSIILLSDGQDTYTVSPTAGVHKGAPEYCALLPSTNGNQQVPVHVFGFGADHDSVSLHSISQTSGGTFSFIETEAAIQDAFAQCIGGLLSVVAQGLHVKVESLHPDVHFGSIRSGSYSSRVSDDKRNGSIDVGDLYAEEERDFLVSVNVPPGYGETALLKVGCVYKDPLMKETVNMADVQVKISRPAFVSVQSVSIEVDRQKNRLHAAEVMAEARFSAERGDLTTAVSLLEDCRRMIMGSASGQSGDRLCQALDAELKEMQDRMANRQRYEASGRAYVLSGLSSHSWQRATARGDSTDSESLIQAYQTSSMVDMLLRSQTMSRSSTPRPTPQMRHAKSFPARPQPR